From the Shewanella amazonensis SB2B genome, one window contains:
- a CDS encoding winged helix-turn-helix domain-containing protein, protein MTQDNASGDQVSKQHKAFLRKLYLAHLMDDARHNLLSLGKLTGMPRRTLQDAIASFADIGIEVEFVQDGERHNAGYYRIRTWGPISSAWMDTHVDEVKSLLGVDDADGQATAGNGA, encoded by the coding sequence ATGACCCAGGATAATGCTTCAGGCGATCAGGTCAGCAAACAGCACAAGGCCTTTTTGCGTAAATTGTATCTGGCCCATCTGATGGACGATGCGCGCCATAATCTGCTGTCGCTGGGCAAGCTGACCGGTATGCCGAGACGGACCTTGCAGGATGCCATCGCCAGTTTTGCCGACATAGGTATTGAGGTGGAGTTTGTTCAGGATGGCGAGCGCCATAACGCCGGTTATTACCGTATTCGTACCTGGGGACCCATCAGCAGCGCCTGGATGGACACCCATGTGGACGAGGTCAAGAGCCTGCTGGGCGTAGACGATGCCGACGGGCAGGCCACGGCCGGGAATGGGGCGTGA
- a CDS encoding PH domain-containing protein, with protein sequence MQAQDAELQGLLLPRDRWTPFEAAVLIPADPRYATLLMVTTAMIFLLIFLPLSLLLIFAGVPDMIVLAISSIGVSLAGLSLWLGHRWANALGYGVGELDLLSQTGVWWQKRTAMPYSRIQHVTLSQGPLERRYGLACVKCFSAGSGNAEIEIRGLPIDDAEALRGHLLARAGVTEL encoded by the coding sequence ATGCAGGCACAAGATGCTGAATTACAAGGGCTCTTGTTACCCCGGGATCGCTGGACTCCCTTCGAAGCCGCCGTGCTCATCCCGGCCGATCCCCGCTATGCCACCCTGCTGATGGTCACCACGGCCATGATATTTTTATTAATATTCCTGCCTCTGTCATTGCTGCTTATCTTTGCCGGAGTGCCCGACATGATAGTGCTGGCGATCAGCAGCATTGGCGTATCGCTGGCAGGCCTCAGCCTGTGGCTGGGTCATCGCTGGGCCAATGCTCTGGGGTACGGCGTTGGCGAGCTGGACCTGCTCAGCCAAACCGGCGTGTGGTGGCAAAAGCGAACCGCCATGCCTTACAGCCGTATCCAGCACGTCACCCTGTCACAGGGACCCTTGGAGCGGCGCTACGGCCTCGCCTGCGTCAAGTGTTTCAGCGCTGGCAGCGGAAACGCTGAAATTGAAATTCGTGGCCTGCCCATCGACGATGCGGAGGCGCTGCGGGGCCACCTGCTCGCCCGTGCTGGAGTAACTGAACTGTGA